A single genomic interval of Haloterrigena salifodinae harbors:
- a CDS encoding ABC transporter ATP-binding protein, which produces MSTTEDETPFDAYREHVDRPLWRLFQEYAPDRLGWFTAGMLANFVARMASLVPPLLLGTAIDAIFAGDGAFELPIVPNAWLPTTQMAQFWFSIAAIAGSFLVVALFTWIYGVTANLFAHGVMHAVRVDSFEKMQRLDMTFFDDKETGEVMAVLNNDTQNLEMFLDNALMNSARLLVMVGGIAGVLFYLNWQLALVTLVAIPAMVAFTIWFMRVVEPRYVRQRSAVGWLNTRLENSLSAVTLTKATNSESHEIDRVRRASRRLYEDTMAVLRLSYFYRPGMELLAGLAFAGTFLVGGLWLATGTAPGPLTGTLSVGDFVVFLFMTQRIVAPLAEVSNIVDQYENAKASSERVFGLMDIPVRVDDPDDPAELESVEGRVEYEDVTFSYDASEAHVGEETAFEESVIRDVSFTAEPGETVAFVGPTGAGKSTLVKLLLRLYDVESGSIRIDGHDVRDLSLSDLRSSIGYVSQETVLFDGTIADNIRYGRFEADDEAVREAARAAQAHEFIADLPDGYETRVGEEGVKLSGGQRQRIALARVVLADPALVVLDEATSAVDTKTELQIQQSIDRLTAERTTLTIAHRLSTIKEADTILVVEDGEIVERGDHEELLEANGRYAMLWAAQAGNRDTAAEALTDGDD; this is translated from the coding sequence GTGAGTACCACCGAGGACGAGACGCCGTTCGATGCCTACCGCGAGCACGTCGACCGACCGCTGTGGCGACTCTTTCAGGAATACGCGCCCGATCGGTTGGGCTGGTTCACCGCAGGGATGCTCGCCAACTTCGTCGCCCGGATGGCGAGTCTCGTCCCGCCGCTGTTGCTGGGCACCGCCATTGACGCGATCTTCGCCGGCGACGGCGCGTTCGAGTTGCCGATCGTGCCCAACGCCTGGCTGCCGACCACGCAGATGGCCCAGTTCTGGTTCTCGATCGCGGCCATCGCGGGCTCGTTCCTCGTCGTCGCCCTCTTCACCTGGATCTACGGCGTTACCGCCAACCTGTTCGCCCACGGCGTGATGCACGCCGTGCGCGTCGACTCCTTCGAGAAGATGCAGCGCCTCGACATGACCTTCTTCGACGACAAGGAGACCGGCGAGGTCATGGCGGTGCTGAACAACGACACGCAGAACCTCGAGATGTTCCTCGACAACGCCCTGATGAACTCCGCGCGGCTGCTGGTGATGGTCGGCGGGATCGCCGGCGTCCTCTTCTATCTCAACTGGCAGCTGGCGCTCGTCACGCTCGTCGCCATCCCGGCGATGGTCGCCTTCACGATCTGGTTCATGCGCGTCGTCGAACCCCGGTACGTCCGCCAGCGCTCGGCCGTCGGCTGGCTCAACACTCGCCTCGAGAACAGCCTCTCGGCGGTCACGCTGACGAAGGCGACCAACAGCGAGTCCCACGAGATCGATCGCGTGCGGCGGGCGTCGCGGCGGCTCTACGAGGATACGATGGCCGTCCTCCGCCTTTCGTACTTCTACCGGCCCGGGATGGAACTGCTCGCCGGACTCGCCTTCGCCGGGACCTTCCTCGTCGGCGGCCTCTGGCTCGCCACTGGCACGGCGCCCGGCCCGCTGACCGGCACCCTCTCGGTCGGCGACTTCGTCGTCTTTCTCTTCATGACCCAGCGGATCGTCGCCCCGCTGGCCGAGGTGTCGAACATCGTCGACCAGTACGAGAACGCCAAGGCCTCGAGCGAGCGCGTCTTCGGGCTGATGGACATTCCCGTCCGCGTCGACGATCCCGATGACCCGGCCGAACTCGAGTCCGTCGAGGGTCGCGTCGAGTACGAGGACGTCACCTTCAGCTACGACGCCAGCGAGGCCCACGTCGGCGAGGAGACGGCCTTCGAGGAATCCGTCATCCGGGACGTCTCCTTTACCGCCGAACCCGGCGAGACGGTCGCGTTCGTCGGCCCGACCGGCGCCGGCAAGTCGACGCTCGTCAAACTGCTCCTCCGGCTGTACGACGTGGAGTCGGGATCGATCCGGATCGACGGCCACGACGTCCGCGACCTCTCGCTGTCCGATCTGCGGTCGTCGATCGGCTACGTGAGTCAGGAGACGGTCCTCTTCGACGGGACCATCGCGGACAACATCCGCTACGGCCGGTTCGAGGCCGACGACGAGGCGGTCCGCGAGGCCGCGCGGGCAGCGCAGGCCCACGAGTTCATCGCCGACCTGCCCGACGGCTACGAGACCCGCGTCGGTGAGGAGGGCGTCAAGCTCTCGGGCGGCCAGCGACAGCGGATCGCGCTCGCGCGGGTCGTCCTCGCGGACCCGGCGCTCGTCGTGTTAGACGAGGCGACCAGCGCCGTCGACACGAAGACGGAGCTCCAGATTCAGCAGTCGATCGACCGGCTCACCGCGGAGCGGACGACGCTGACGATCGCTCACCGGCTCTCGACGATCAAGGAGGCGGATACGATCCTCGTCGTCGAGGACGGCGAAATCGTCGAACGCGGAGATCACGAGGAGCTCCTGGAGGCGAACGGTCGGTACGCGATGCTGTGGGCGGCCCAGGCCGGAAATCGCGACACGGCCGCCGAAGCACTGACCGACGGAGACGACTGA
- the thsB gene encoding thermosome subunit beta, translating into MQQGQPMIVMSEDSQRVKDKDAQDYNISAARAVAEAVRSTLGPKGMDKMLVDSMGSVTITNDGVTILQEMDIDNPTAEMIIEVAETQEDEAGDGTTTAVAIAGELLKNAEDLLEQEIHPTAIIKGFHMASEQARDEIDDIAQDVDTEDEELLRSVAETSMTGKGTEVNKEHLSQLIIDAIKQVTVEDDEGNNVVDLEFLNIETQTGRSAGESDLLEGGIVDKDPVHDNMPTEATDADILLLNEAIEVEETDVDTEVSVTDPDQLQKFLDREEKQLREKVDTIADLDADVVFCQKGIDDLAQHYLAKEGILAVRRAKKSDLEFLSEVVGASVVSDLESATEDDLGFGDVTRDDADELFYVEGEDAHGVTLLLRGSTDHVVDELERGVNDALDVVAQTVSDGRVLAGGGAIEVELASRLRDYADSVSGREQLAVEAFADSLELVPRVLAENAGLDSIDTLVDLRSAHDDGDVEAGLNVFTGDVEDTFDAGVVEPAHAKEQAVTSAAEAANLVLKIDDIISAGDLSTDKGDDEAGGPGGAPGGMGGMGGGMGGMM; encoded by the coding sequence ATGCAGCAGGGTCAGCCGATGATCGTAATGAGCGAGGATTCCCAGCGCGTCAAGGACAAGGACGCGCAGGATTACAACATCAGCGCGGCCCGTGCGGTCGCCGAGGCTGTCCGTTCCACACTCGGTCCGAAAGGGATGGACAAGATGCTCGTCGACTCGATGGGCTCGGTCACCATCACGAACGACGGCGTCACCATCCTCCAGGAGATGGACATCGACAACCCGACGGCCGAGATGATCATCGAGGTCGCCGAGACCCAGGAGGACGAGGCTGGCGACGGCACCACGACGGCCGTCGCGATCGCCGGCGAACTCCTCAAGAACGCCGAGGACCTCCTCGAGCAGGAGATCCACCCGACGGCGATCATCAAGGGCTTCCACATGGCTTCCGAGCAGGCCCGCGACGAGATCGACGACATCGCCCAGGACGTCGACACCGAGGACGAGGAACTCCTGCGTTCGGTCGCCGAAACCTCGATGACTGGCAAGGGCACCGAGGTCAACAAGGAGCACCTCTCGCAGCTCATCATCGACGCGATCAAACAGGTCACCGTCGAGGACGATGAGGGCAACAACGTCGTCGACCTCGAGTTCCTCAACATCGAGACCCAGACCGGCCGTAGCGCCGGCGAGTCCGACCTGCTCGAGGGTGGCATCGTGGACAAGGACCCCGTCCACGACAACATGCCCACCGAGGCCACCGACGCCGACATCCTGCTGCTCAACGAGGCTATCGAGGTCGAAGAGACCGACGTCGACACCGAGGTCTCTGTCACCGACCCCGACCAGCTCCAGAAGTTCCTCGACCGCGAGGAGAAACAGCTCCGCGAGAAGGTCGACACGATCGCCGACCTCGACGCCGACGTCGTCTTCTGCCAGAAGGGCATCGATGACCTCGCCCAGCACTACCTCGCAAAGGAGGGCATCCTCGCCGTCCGCCGTGCCAAGAAGTCCGACCTCGAGTTCCTCTCGGAAGTCGTCGGCGCGTCGGTCGTCTCCGACCTCGAGAGCGCGACCGAGGACGATCTCGGCTTCGGCGACGTCACCCGCGACGACGCTGACGAGCTGTTCTACGTCGAGGGCGAGGACGCCCACGGCGTCACGCTCCTGCTGCGCGGCTCGACCGACCACGTCGTCGACGAACTCGAGCGCGGCGTCAACGACGCACTCGACGTCGTCGCCCAGACCGTCTCCGACGGTCGCGTCCTCGCCGGCGGCGGCGCCATCGAGGTCGAACTCGCCTCGCGTCTGCGCGACTACGCCGACTCCGTCTCCGGCCGCGAACAGCTGGCCGTCGAGGCCTTCGCCGACTCGCTCGAGCTCGTCCCGCGCGTGCTCGCCGAGAACGCCGGCCTCGACTCCATCGACACGCTCGTCGACCTGCGCTCGGCCCACGACGATGGCGACGTCGAAGCCGGCCTGAACGTCTTCACCGGCGACGTCGAGGACACCTTCGACGCCGGCGTCGTCGAGCCGGCCCACGCCAAGGAACAGGCCGTCACCTCCGCTGCCGAGGCCGCGAACCTGGTCCTCAAAATCGACGACATCATCTCCGCCGGCGACCTGTCGACCGACAAGGGCGACGACGAGGCCGGCGGCCCCGGCGGTGCGCCCGGCGGCATGGGCGGCATGGGCGGCGGCATGGGCGGCATGATGTAA
- a CDS encoding NAD-dependent epimerase/dehydratase family protein gives MELSNGRVLVTGGAGFIGSHLTERLLADGVEVTIVDDLSNGDADRVPEDATFVDADLTEPGVLDGRLDGVDLVFHLAASKHVDTDRPHGQFDDNTRMTRNILESMADAGVAEIAYTSSSTVYGEAPRPTPEDYAPLEPISAYGASKLADEGLLSARAHSHDLTVWNFRFANVVGPRLRGAVIPDFIEKLQDDPETLTILGDGRQEKSYLDVEDCLDAMLHVVEHADDAMNTYNLGTRTTTSVDRIAAIVADEMDLEPEFEYTGGERGWTGDVPKMRLSIEKLSALGWEPTRSSDEAVRRATREILAELD, from the coding sequence ATGGAGCTCTCGAACGGACGGGTTCTCGTCACGGGCGGCGCCGGATTCATCGGATCGCATCTGACCGAACGACTGCTGGCCGACGGCGTCGAGGTCACGATCGTCGACGATCTATCGAACGGTGACGCCGACCGCGTTCCCGAGGACGCGACGTTCGTCGACGCGGACCTGACGGAACCCGGCGTTCTCGACGGTCGCCTCGACGGCGTCGATCTCGTCTTCCACCTCGCGGCGTCGAAACACGTCGACACTGACCGCCCGCACGGCCAGTTCGATGACAACACGCGGATGACCCGCAACATCCTCGAGTCGATGGCCGACGCCGGCGTCGCAGAGATCGCCTACACCTCCTCCTCGACGGTCTACGGCGAGGCACCGCGGCCGACGCCCGAGGACTACGCCCCCCTCGAACCGATCAGCGCCTACGGGGCGAGCAAACTCGCGGACGAAGGACTGCTCTCCGCGCGGGCCCACAGCCACGATCTCACCGTCTGGAACTTCCGCTTCGCGAACGTCGTCGGACCGCGCCTGCGCGGGGCCGTCATTCCGGATTTCATCGAAAAGCTGCAGGACGATCCCGAGACGCTGACGATCCTGGGCGACGGGCGACAGGAGAAGTCCTACCTCGACGTCGAGGACTGCCTCGACGCGATGCTCCACGTCGTCGAACACGCCGACGACGCGATGAACACCTACAACCTCGGGACGCGAACGACGACCTCGGTCGACCGGATCGCCGCCATCGTCGCCGACGAGATGGACCTCGAGCCCGAGTTCGAGTACACCGGCGGCGAGCGCGGCTGGACCGGCGACGTGCCGAAGATGCGCCTCTCGATCGAGAAGCTCTCGGCGCTGGGCTGGGAGCCGACGCGCTCGAGCGACGAGGCCGTCCGGCGGGCAACTCGGGAGATTCTCGCGGAACTGGACTGA
- a CDS encoding pentapeptide repeat-containing protein, with protein sequence MTTQRCRHVTSSSGVDEAGAVCCWRPTWDDADRCLWHTERVVPAEEYERNPPEPGERLDGANLEGTMVSGTSFLAGRSLVAADFTDAVLDGADLSGADLRRARFQDVDAHGASFRNANLHDAVFTFADLRGADFREARLYRAGLTDVRLNLETAFGERSVYEDELERVSDEDFLALSESAQWLYRELQRLYGENALSEQAQTYYLREMDLRRRLAWRGGNYLQAITLAGSRWVMRYGTSPWRVVATSLLLIVVCAGLFPLTGGIREVGTDTAITYEINDPTDTPGPVLVRTFLKSLYFSVITFATLGYGDIQPVGGWARAVASVETLLGSLLMALLVFVLTRSVHY encoded by the coding sequence ATGACTACCCAGCGGTGTAGACACGTCACGAGTAGCAGCGGGGTCGACGAGGCCGGTGCGGTCTGTTGCTGGCGGCCAACGTGGGACGACGCCGATCGATGTCTCTGGCACACCGAGCGCGTCGTTCCGGCGGAAGAGTACGAGCGAAATCCGCCGGAGCCGGGCGAACGGCTCGACGGAGCGAATCTCGAGGGGACGATGGTGAGCGGGACGTCGTTCCTCGCGGGGCGGTCGCTCGTCGCCGCGGACTTCACCGACGCGGTCCTCGACGGCGCCGACCTCTCGGGGGCGGACCTCCGCCGCGCCAGATTTCAGGACGTCGACGCACACGGCGCGTCGTTCCGAAACGCGAACCTCCACGACGCCGTGTTCACCTTCGCCGACCTCCGGGGCGCAGACTTTCGAGAGGCGAGACTGTACCGCGCGGGGCTGACCGACGTTCGACTCAACCTCGAGACGGCGTTCGGCGAGCGGTCGGTGTACGAGGACGAACTGGAACGGGTGTCGGACGAGGATTTCCTGGCCCTATCTGAATCCGCACAGTGGCTCTACAGGGAACTGCAGCGCCTCTACGGGGAAAACGCACTTTCAGAGCAGGCGCAGACCTACTACCTTCGCGAGATGGATCTCCGGCGCCGCCTGGCCTGGCGGGGCGGGAACTACCTGCAGGCGATCACGCTTGCCGGATCGCGCTGGGTCATGCGCTACGGGACGAGTCCGTGGCGCGTCGTCGCGACCTCGCTGCTTCTGATCGTCGTCTGTGCGGGGCTGTTCCCGCTGACCGGCGGCATCCGTGAGGTCGGAACTGACACGGCGATCACCTACGAGATCAACGATCCGACGGACACACCCGGTCCCGTCCTCGTTCGAACGTTTCTCAAGAGCCTCTACTTCAGTGTCATCACCTTCGCCACGCTCGGCTACGGCGACATTCAGCCGGTCGGCGGGTGGGCCCGCGCCGTCGCCAGCGTCGAAACGCTGCTCGGATCGCTGCTGATGGCGCTGCTGGTCTTCGTCCTCACGCGGAGCGTTCACTACTGA
- a CDS encoding SOS response-associated peptidase, producing MCGRYTLMVERGTLEERFDARFADGGNGFEPRYNMAPGQRLPVVANDEPETIRRLEWGLVPSWAEDDSGGLINARAETIGEKPAFREAYERRRCIVPADGFYEWVETDDSGKRPYRVSFEDDRVFALAGLWERWESEEETTQAGLEAFGGGLEESEDDGSDGPLETFTIVTTEPNDLVADLHHRMAVILEPGAEREWLTADNPGDLLEPHPSDEMRAYPVSRAVNDPSVDEPSLVDPLETG from the coding sequence ATGTGCGGTCGTTACACACTGATGGTCGAGCGGGGGACACTCGAGGAGCGGTTCGACGCGCGGTTCGCAGACGGCGGTAACGGGTTCGAACCGCGGTACAACATGGCGCCGGGCCAGCGCCTGCCGGTGGTCGCGAACGACGAACCGGAGACGATCCGACGACTCGAGTGGGGGCTAGTGCCGTCGTGGGCCGAGGACGACAGCGGCGGGCTCATCAACGCGCGGGCGGAGACGATCGGCGAGAAGCCGGCGTTCCGCGAGGCCTACGAGCGCCGTCGTTGCATCGTCCCGGCCGACGGCTTCTACGAGTGGGTCGAGACGGATGATAGTGGGAAACGGCCCTACAGAGTCAGCTTCGAGGACGATCGCGTGTTCGCGCTGGCGGGGCTGTGGGAACGCTGGGAGTCCGAGGAGGAGACGACCCAGGCCGGCCTCGAGGCGTTCGGCGGCGGGCTCGAGGAGAGCGAAGACGACGGTTCTGACGGCCCGCTCGAGACCTTCACCATCGTGACGACCGAACCCAACGACCTCGTCGCGGACCTCCACCACCGGATGGCGGTGATCCTCGAGCCGGGAGCCGAACGGGAGTGGCTGACGGCCGACAACCCCGGCGACCTCCTTGAGCCACACCCGTCCGACGAAATGCGCGCGTATCCGGTCTCGCGGGCGGTCAACGATCCGTCGGTCGACGAGCCGTCGCTGGTCGATCCGCTCGAGACCGGTTGA